The Amycolatopsis sp. QT-25 genomic sequence GTCCGCCGTCCGGACGAGCGGCGTGGGCCTCGATCAGCGCGGGAGCGCGAAGTCCCGCGCCGGGAATCCCGCAAGCAGGTGACTAAATGCGGGGTGGGACGTCGGTGAACGAAGGAATCACCCCGAAGGACGCCTTCCGCGAAGCCCGGCGCAGCGTCGCGAGTACGGCGGGTCCCAGCACCAGGATCGCCACCGCGTTGGTGATCGCGCGCCCCGTGTCCCACCCCGCCGTCGACGTCAGCAGCGTGAACACGGCGAACCGGTGCAGGTTCTCCAGCACCGGAGCGCCGGGGACGTACGAGATGTGCCCGTCGTGGTACGGCACTTCGGCGTCGGTGATGAACGGCCAGAACCACAGGTTCATCAGGAATCCGAACACGTACGCGACGAAGATCCCGAAGGCGACCAGCATCGCGATCTCGGCCTTGCCGGTGACACGGCGCGGCAGCAGTCCCGCCCCCATCCCGATCCACGCCGAGCACAGCATCTGGAACGGCAGCCACGGTCCCACCCCGGCGGTCAGCAGCGCCGAGGCGAACATCGACGTACAGCCCAGCACGAAACCGAAACCGGGCCCGAACACCCGCCCGGCCAGCACCAGCAGGAAGAACACGGTCTCGATACCCGCGGTCCCCGCGCCGAGGGGCCGCAGGGCCGCGTTCACCGCCGAAAGCACGCCGAGCATCGCGAGGGCCTTGGAATCCATACCCCCTTCGGACAGTTCGGCCAGCACGATGACGATCAGGATCGGGAGGATCCCGAGGAACACGAACGGCGCGTCCGGGCCGTGCTGCATCGACTGCGGTTCGACGCGGACCAGAAGCGGCCAGAGGAACATCATCAGTCCCGCGAGCGACGCGAGCCCGAGCACCGTCGCCGAACGCGGCCCGA encodes the following:
- a CDS encoding ECF transporter S component, whose translation is MKTSPAIRLGPRSATVLGLASLAGLMMFLWPLLVRVEPQSMQHGPDAPFVFLGILPILIVIVLAELSEGGMDSKALAMLGVLSAVNAALRPLGAGTAGIETVFFLLVLAGRVFGPGFGFVLGCTSMFASALLTAGVGPWLPFQMLCSAWIGMGAGLLPRRVTGKAEIAMLVAFGIFVAYVFGFLMNLWFWPFITDAEVPYHDGHISYVPGAPVLENLHRFAVFTLLTSTAGWDTGRAITNAVAILVLGPAVLATLRRASRKASFGVIPSFTDVPPRI